One genomic window of Candidatus Nitrospira inopinata includes the following:
- a CDS encoding universal stress protein, with the protein MVQQAGLFKKILVPVDFSPCSDEAFRVACEMARVCGAELTVLHVIDTGTLAAFNRLGLVAVPSDVAAQRRRLRHHARLKARRLLESKEAKGVALARTIVEGSPFVEIAKAARAGRVDLIVMGSYGGRAGSVDKIFFGSTAEKVVRTAGCPVLTVPLPATGGQPVST; encoded by the coding sequence ATGGTTCAACAAGCCGGTCTCTTCAAAAAGATTCTCGTGCCGGTCGATTTCTCGCCCTGTTCGGATGAGGCCTTTCGAGTCGCCTGCGAGATGGCGCGTGTATGTGGAGCCGAGCTGACGGTCTTGCACGTCATCGATACGGGAACCTTGGCGGCGTTCAACCGACTGGGGCTGGTGGCCGTCCCGTCTGATGTGGCGGCTCAACGACGGCGTCTGCGTCACCATGCCCGTCTGAAGGCGCGCCGGTTGCTGGAATCGAAAGAGGCCAAGGGCGTGGCGCTCGCCCGTACCATCGTCGAGGGCTCCCCGTTCGTCGAGATCGCCAAGGCTGCTCGTGCGGGGCGCGTGGATCTGATCGTGATGGGCAGTTACGGCGGGCGAGCGGGCAGCGTGGATAAGATCTTTTTCGGCAGCACGGCGGAAAAGGTCGTCCGCACCGCCGGCTGTCCCGTATTGACCGTTCCTCTGCCGGCCACCGGCGGTCAGCCGGTTTCCACTTAA